The Melospiza melodia melodia isolate bMelMel2 chromosome 23, bMelMel2.pri, whole genome shotgun sequence genome contains a region encoding:
- the PIWIL2 gene encoding piwi-like protein 2: protein MDSPRPFRPPRPFRPPRPGPGPAVPMARGLRGLAAFSPRLPSPGPAQPRAAASPFPALFRGLGLEDRPLERPLGRGGAGDAKAAAPPGPVQRQEEGEKDKGTALAALPTRGQILWKGRGDALPTLPGRALPAVPAPCPPSPQPCPAPVPTPETPPAAARPAQGTKAVAKGATIPVGLNFVKIHCQNEAVYQYHVTFSPEVECKAARFAILKEQHAVTGDVMAFDGSILFLPIQIPKVSLKARKSGDGEEIFINIQMTKILEPSSDLCTPFYNVVFRRVMKILNMSLVGRHFFEPAQATTLQKYSLHIWPGYAVSIRRKDGGLFLMVDAIHKIIRSESVLSVMQTIHSQSQRTFQDECTRQLVGSVVMTRYNNRTYRVDDIDWDKTPKDTFTLASGQEITFVEYYSKTHGITIRELDQPLLVHKPKAKQTPEGRCQLKMVLLVPELTFLTGLSDLRKNSRMLKEVMWEMVQSPQQHYQRLTGLLRRIRDTPDAARELQRWGLVLDTDIYRTQGHVLPAERINLRHRSFLPAEELGWHREVTKEVPIAVISINSWLLIYPKRLQHLAKDLLASMRSSCGAMGMQVGQPSVQELRDDRIETYVRAIQSSLGSQDKVQLLLCIIPGGRDDVYGAIKKLCCVQSPVPSQVINAQSLMGHPGKIRSVVQKVLLQINCKLGGQLWGVDIPLKQLMVVGMDIHHSRSHGMRSVIGFVASMNHILTKWYSRVVFQMPHQEIADSLRLCLSQALKRFYELNHSLPMKIVVYRDGVSDPQLDTVLKYEVPQLQKSFHTFQNYQPSLVVVVVQKQLSTNFYCLTGEEFLSPPLGTVIDHGVTSSGREDFFLLAHHSRQGCSVPTRYICMWNTANLSSEHLQRLTFKLCHLYWNWPGTVRVPAPCKYAHKLAFLVGQVLHHEPSAHLCEQLFFL from the exons ATGGACTCCCCGCGGCCCTTCCGCCCGCCCCGGCCCttccgcccgccccggcccgggcCCGGGCCCGCCGTGCCCATGGCCAGGGGGCTCCGCGGCCTCGCCGCCTTCTCCCCTCGCCTGCCCtcgcccggccccgcccagccccgagccgcggcCTCGCCGTTCCCCGCGCTGTTCCGCGGGCTGGGCCTGGAGGACCGGCCTCTGGAGCGGCCCCTCG GCCGGGGCGGCGCTGGCGATGCGAAGGCAgcggctccgcccggcccggtgCAGcggcaggaggagggggagaaggacaAGGGGACAGCGCTGGCGGCGCTCCCCACGCGTGGGCA GATCCTGTGGAAAGGCAGAGGGGACGCgctgcccaccctgcctggaCGAGCCTTGCCCGCCGTGCCCGCCCCGTGCCcacccagcccccagccctgcccggcgccCGTGCCCACCCCGGAGAcccccccagctgctgccaggcc GGCCCAGGGGACCAAGGCGGTGGCCAAGGGAGCCACCATCCCCGTGGGGCTGAACTTTGTGAAGATCCACTGCCAGAACGAAGCTGTCTACCAGTACCACGTGACCTTCAG ccccgaggTGGAGTGCAAGGCTGCCCGCTTTGCCATACTGAAGGAGCAGCACGCTGTGACCGGCGACGTGATGGCCTTCGATGGCTCCATCCTCTTCCTGCCCATCCAGATCCCCAAG GTCAGCCTGAAGGCTCGGAAGAGCGGCGACGGGGAGGAGATCTTCATCAACATCCAGATGACCAAAATCCTGGAGCCCAGCTCGGATCTCTGCACCCCCTTTTACAACGTGGTGTTCCGCAG GGTGATGAAAATCCTAAACATGAGCTTGGTTGGGAGACATTTCTTTGAGCCTGCCCAGGCCACCACCCTTCAGAAATACAG CCTCCACATCTGGCCGGGATATGCCGTCAGCATCCGGAGGAAGGACGGGGGGCTCTTCCTCATGGTGGACGCCATCCACAAGATCATCCGCAGCGAGTCCGTGCTGAGCGTGAT GCAAACCATCCACTCGCAGAGCCAGAGGACGTTCCAGGACGAGTGCACCAGGCAGCTGGTGGGGAGCGTGGTCATGACGCGCTACAACAACCGCACCTACCGCGTGGACGACATCGACTGGGACAAGACCCCCAAGGACACCTTCACGCTGGCCAGCGGGCAGGAGATCACCTTTGTGGAGTACTACAG CAAGACCCACGGGATCACCATCAGGGAACTGGACCAGCCCCTGCTCGTCCACAAGCCCAAGGCGAAGCAGACACCAGAGGGGAGG tgccagctgaagATGGTGCTGCTCGTGCCAGAGCTCACCTTCCTCACCGGCCTCTCCGACCTGCGCAAGAACAGTCGCATGCTGAAG GAGGTGATGTGGGAGATGGTGCAGAGTCCCCAGCAGCACTACCAGCGCCTCACCGGCCTCCTGCGCCGCATCCGCGACACGCCGGACGCCGCGCGGGAGCTGCAGCGCTGGGGGCTGGTGCTGGACACCGACATCTACAGG ACCCAGGGTCACGTCCTGCCCGCGGAGCGCATCAACCTCCGGCACCGCTCCTTCCTCCCCGCcgaggagctgggctggcaccGCGAGGTGACGAAGGAGGTGCCCATCGCCGTG ATCTCCATCAATTCCTGGCTCCTGATCTATCCCAAGAGGCTGCAGCACCTGGCCAAGGACCTGCTGGCGtccatgaggagcagctgtggggcCATGGGGATGCAGGTGGGGCAGCCCTCGGTGCAGGAGCTGCGCGATGATCGCATCGAGACCTACGTGAGGGCCAtccagagctccctgggcagccag GACAAGGTGCAGCTGCTCCTGTGCATCATCCCTGGGGGCAGGGACGACGTCTACGGGGCCATCAAGAAGCTCTGCTGTGTGCAGAGCCCTGTGCCCTCCCAG GTCATCAATGCCCAGTCCCTCATGGGCCACCCTGGCAAGATCAGGAGCGTGGTGCAGAAAGTTCTGCTGCAGATCAACTGCAAGCTGGGCGGGCAGCTCTGGGGGGTGGATATCCCACTG AAGCAGCTGATGGTGGTGGGCATGGACATCCACCACAGCAGGAGCCACGGCATGCGCTCTGTCATCGGCTTCGTGGCCAGCATGAACCA caTCCTCACCAAGTGGTACTCCAGGGTGGTTTTCCAGATGCCCCACCAGGAAATCGCCGACAGCCTCCGGCTCTGCCTCTCCCAGGCCCTCAAACGCTTCTATGAG CTGAACCATTCCCTGCCCATGAAGATCGTGGTGTACCGGGATGGGGTGTCTGACCCCCAGCTGGACACTGTGCTCAAGTATGAGGTGCCCCAGCTCCAGAAGAGCTTCCACACCTTCCAAAATTACCAGCCCAGCCTCGTGGTCGTGGTGGTGCAGAAGCAGCTGAGCACAAACTTCTACTGCCTGACAGGAGAGGAGTTTTTGTCCCCTCCCCTGGGCACCGTCATCGACCATGGTGTCACCAGCTCGGGCAG GGAGGATTTCTTCCTGCTGGCCCATCACTCCCGGCAGGGCTGCAGCGTCCCCACGCGCTACATCTGCATGTGGAACACGGCCAACCTCAGCTCCGAGCACCTCCAGAG gttGACCTTCAAGCTGTGTCACCTCTACTGGAACTGGCCGGGCACCGTGCGTGTCCCTGCCCCCTGCAAGTACGCCCACAAGTTGGCATTCCTGGTGGGCCAGGTCCTGCACCACGAGCCCAGCGCCCACCTCTGCGAGCAGCTCTTCTTCCTTTAA